One region of Quercus lobata isolate SW786 chromosome 2, ValleyOak3.0 Primary Assembly, whole genome shotgun sequence genomic DNA includes:
- the LOC115971002 gene encoding uncharacterized protein LOC115971002, with amino-acid sequence MATDANQKVLPLAFAVVNKESGASWGWFLECLRTSIEHVIPNDGICIISDRHKGIKCAIREWPRREDGREQVYHRYCLRHVASNFNRHFDNPILKALALKAGYASNEAKFKSIMQTIKEAEINLLRGVDPTDTRIERYMPYTYLVSEEVEKWTQSHDGGRRYGAMTTNISECFNGVLKGARGLPIAAMVHFTWCKLVAYFHDRHKQITSDLSRGKLWSDYAMEIYSRNEQKIAGHTVRKFNHAEGVYQVVTPYNDHRGGGGNHSHEVRIFARTCGCRKWQNLKIPCSHAIKVLQGLHLNATNYIDPCYSLNNAILTYSHNFVVPKSESEWRDVSGPRWVPDPLLLRGIGRPVKSRIRNEMDGVRRERGSRREDPDLRETQPRQRCGVCHQEGHNRRSCPNSRGASTSGTAIN; translated from the coding sequence ATGGCAACGGATGCTAACCAAAAGGTTTTGCCTCTCGCCTTCGCTGTTGTGAACAAGGAGTCAGGGGctagttgggggtggtttttaGAGTGTCTCAGGACTTCCATAGAGCATGTCATACCTAACGATGGCATTTGTATTATTTCTGACCGACATAAAGGTATCAAATGTGCCATTCGAGAGTGGCCTAGACGTGAGGACGGAAGAGAACAGGTATATCACcgatattgccttcgacatgttgctagcaacttcaacagACACTTTGATAACCCGATTCTAAAGGCATTGGCCTTGAAAGCTGGATATGCGAGTAATGAAGCTAAATTTAAGTCCATAATGCAAACCATTAAGGAGGCCGAGATTAATTTACTGAGGGGTGTAGACCCTACTGATACGCGGATTGAACGTTATATGCCGTACACATATCTAGTGAGTGAGGAAGTGGAGAAATGGACccagtcacatgatggtggaagacgttacggggcaatgacaaccaatatctCCGAGTGCTTTAATGGGGTACTTAAAGGTGCCCGCGGTTTGCCCATTGCTGCAATGGTTCATTTCACTTGGTGCaaacttgttgcatatttccacgatcgacataaacaaattacttcTGATCTCTCTCGAGGTAAGCTGTGGAGTGATTATGCAATGGAGATCTATAGCAGAAATGAGCAGAAAATTGCAGGACACACTGTGAGGAAATTTAATCATGCAGAGGGTGTATATCAGGTGGTTACCCCGTACAATGACCATAGAGGTGGAGGGGGAAACCACAGTCATGAAGTGCGCATATTTGCTAGAACATGTGGTTGCAGAAAGTGGCAAAACTTGaagatcccttgttcacatgcaattaaagttCTTCAAGGTCTGCATCTCAATGCGACCAACTATATTGACCCATGTTACAGTTTGAACAACGCCATTCTCACATATTCACATAATTTTGTGGTACCAAAGTCAGAGTCTGAGTGGAGGGACGTTTCCGGACCACGATGGGTGCCTGATCCACTGCTGTTGCGGGGCATAGGTCGTCCTGTGAAgtcaagaataaggaatgaaatggatgggGTACGGCGAGAACGGGGAAGCCGGAGGGAAGATCCGGACTTGAGGGAGACTCAACCGAGGCAACGATGCGGAGTGTGTCATCAAGAGGGGCATAACCGTAGAAGTTGTCCCAATTCCCGTGGGGCATCGACAAGTGGTACTGCTATAAACTAG